The genomic region TGGCCCGACGCCGGAGTCGGAATCGCCGCAGGAATCGCATCGGGACTCGTCGTGCTTGACATCGACGCAGCCAAGGACGGTTTGGAATCGCTGGCGCAACTGGAGACAGAACACGGCCCGTTGCCGACCACGCTAAAAGTTAAAACCGGTGGCGGTGGATTTCATTTCTATTTCATCCACCCCGGTGGCCGCATTCGCAATCGCGCCAATATGTTTCCAGGCGTTGATTTACGAAGCGACAACGGTTACGTCGTCGCACCTCCCAGTTTGCACGCGAGCGGCAACAAATACGCATGGGTTGAGGGCTGCTCCCCGAACGAAATCGAGATTGCTGAGCTGCACCAATGGCTTTTGCTGCTTATTGATCCGCCGAAGGCGGAGCCTGTCGCCCCGTTGCCCGTGAATCGCACTCCCGGCGATTTGGAAGATGCAATTGAGGCGATGCGAAATATCAAAACCCTAGATCAGAGCGACGGCAGCCGGCGATTATTTGCTTATACTTGCCGCTGCGTTGAGCAGAATTTATCCGACGCGGACGCGATTGCCGCAATCAATGTAATGCAGTCGGAACGTCCCTTCCCGCAAACCTGGGGAACGGATGCAATCGTCGCCAGATTGCGCGACGCCGAAAAAACAGTCGTTCGCGGATCGGAAGCAAGCACCTGCAGTCTTTGGAGACGCGAGGGCCGAACAGACATTTCTAACTCAAAATTCTTTACAAAATTGTTCGGCGAAGATTTCAAATGGTGCGACGCTTGGAAATGTTGGATGCACTTTGACGGCACACGCTGGATCCGTGACTCGCAATGCGAAGTCCAAACGGCCGCAAAACACATAGGCGCGCGGCGTTGGGTGGAAGCGGCCCGCATCGTTGAAAGCCCGTCCGCCGATGACAGTCTCAAAAAACAAGCAGTAGCATTTGCCAAATACTCAAACAGCGCGGCGGGAGTTTCAAATCTGTTGGCACTTGCGAAGTCTGAGTGATGAGCATTTCTCCGGATCGGTTTGATATTGATCATTTCAAGATCAATGTAGAAAACGGCACAATCGACTTGCGAAGCGGCAAATTATTGCCGCACAATCGGGCTGATTTCATCACGAAACTTTCGCCAGTTAAATATGACCCAGATGCAAAATGTCCACTTTGGGATCGAACCATTGCGAGCATATTTAACAATAATCGAGATACGATTGGGTTCTTTCAGCGATTTTCCGGTTACTGCCTGAGCGGGAGCGTAGTCGAGCAAATCATGGTGGTTGCCTGGGGCGGCGGTTCTAACGGGAAGGGCATCATAACAAACACTTACTTCGGCATTTGGGGCGACTATGCAACTAAAGCCCCAGAAACTTTGTTGATTTCCAAGAATTTCAATAGCCATCCGTGTGAACTTGCAAAACTCCAAGGGGTTCGCCTATGTATTGCGAATGAAACCTCGGACGGTGCCGAGTTGGCCGAAGCCAGAATTAAGGATTTAACTGGTTCGGATCGTTTAACTGCTCGCGGCATGAAAGAGAACTTCTGGGATTTTTGGCCCACACACAAGTTCATTCTCAGCACAAACTTTAAGCCGAGAGTCAAAGGTGGTCATTCAATCTGGCGAAGAATACGTTTGCTCGCATTCCTGCGCAGGTAGCCGGTTGCATTGACATGAAATAACGTGCTGTGCAACAAACTCTTCGCGGACATATCGGTAAAGGCTGGTACAGTGCAGGGCATTAGTATAACTCCGGCAATTTATTGCGCATCGAGCCGAGTAATTTTTGAAGCCTCCACTGCACGGCTTGAGATGTGATTCCCAGTCGTTCAGCGATTTGCGAGAGACTCTCCCCATCGTAAAAACGCCAATACAAAAGCTGTCTTGCTTCTGCCGAGAGGTCGGAAGTGGCAAGCGATAACTCTTCGTACATTTCGTACATTTCGTTTTCCCTTGTCCGTTTAATCCGTCTTTGAGGCAAATATGAATGATTCTGAGTCCGGGCCGATCCGCTTACTTTTATATCCTGCCGAGGCTGCGAAAGCCCTGGCTATTTCCCGTAGTCTGCTGTGGAATTTGACCAAAGCGGGCAAGATTCCTGTGAAGCGTATCAACCGATGCCTACGTTATGACCCGACTGAGCTTCGGGAATGGCTGGGCCGTTGTTGACATTACGTCAACAATCACTACAATGCGAGGGCATGACTGAATCATTCACCAATCAGATGCGCCGGCTTGTTCGGGAAGCCGGAATAAAGCAGTGCGATTTGCACCGCAGTATCGTTCTCGATAAAGCCACAATCAGCCGCTTCCTCAGTGGCGAACGTTTTTTGTCCGAAGATGCGTTAAACAAACTGGCAAAGTTTCTCAAGTGGAAGATCAATAATGGCAGGAATTCTTGAACTGCGTGGCGGACGCAAAGCGATCCAATACTACGATCCATCCGGCAATCGACCAACGATCCGGCTGGGCAAAATGTCGATGCGCGACGCCGAGAAAGTAAAAACCAAGATCGAGGATTTGGTCAAGGCAAAGATCGTTGGTATCGCGATTGAGCCGGATACCGCGAAATGGTTATCTGAACTGCCGGCGACGATGTATGATCGGCTTGTCGCTTGTGGTCTCACAAAACCACGCGAGAAAGAAGAAATCCCCGAACTGGAACAGTTCCTTGACAGTTACATCGCCAAGCGAACGGACGTAAAGGGCGAAACCGCGAAAGTCTACAAACGCTGTCGAAACCATTTGGTCAAATACTTTGGGGCCGGCAAGTCAATTGCTGAAATCAATCAAGGCAATGCCGACGATTGGCGTTTATGGTTGGCGGACACGCAAAAGCTGGCCAAAGGGACGATCGGGCGTACTTGCGGTATCGCCAAGCAATTCTTCCATTACGCGGTCAAGCGGCATTTCATTCAACAGAATCCGTTCGCCGAACTGTCTGCCCAAGTAAAGGGAAATCCAGACCGGTTTTATTTTGTTCCTGGGGCGGATGCCGAAAGAATCCTGGCCTGCGGAAAGAACCTCGAATATAACGCAATCTTTGCATTGGCACGTTATGGCGGTCTGCGGACCCCCTCCGAGCAGTTTGGCTTGCGGTGGCGGGATATTGATTGGGAACGGAACCGGTTCACGGTCCACGCCCCCAAGACCGAACACCACGATGGCAAAGAAAAACGCGATGTACCCCTATTCCCCGAGCTACGGCCGCATTTGGAAGCCCTCTATGACGAAATCGTTACTTTGACCGGGAAAGCTCCGGACGAGGACGCGTGGGTTGTTACAAAGCATCGGACGACTGGCAACCTGCGAACCCACATGGAACGACTAATTGAGAAATCAGGGTTAAAGCCCTGGCCGAAGATTTTTCAGAATCTGCGTTCCACTCGGGAAACGGAACTGGCCCGA from Pirellulales bacterium harbors:
- a CDS encoding bifunctional DNA primase/polymerase, translated to MRVLEAALSYAARGWRVLPVRNKIPLTAHGVKDATTDQEKIKTWFTRWPDAGVGIAAGIASGLVVLDIDAAKDGLESLAQLETEHGPLPTTLKVKTGGGGFHFYFIHPGGRIRNRANMFPGVDLRSDNGYVVAPPSLHASGNKYAWVEGCSPNEIEIAELHQWLLLLIDPPKAEPVAPLPVNRTPGDLEDAIEAMRNIKTLDQSDGSRRLFAYTCRCVEQNLSDADAIAAINVMQSERPFPQTWGTDAIVARLRDAEKTVVRGSEASTCSLWRREGRTDISNSKFFTKLFGEDFKWCDAWKCWMHFDGTRWIRDSQCEVQTAAKHIGARRWVEAARIVESPSADDSLKKQAVAFAKYSNSAAGVSNLLALAKSE
- a CDS encoding phage/plasmid primase, P4 family, with the protein product MSISPDRFDIDHFKINVENGTIDLRSGKLLPHNRADFITKLSPVKYDPDAKCPLWDRTIASIFNNNRDTIGFFQRFSGYCLSGSVVEQIMVVAWGGGSNGKGIITNTYFGIWGDYATKAPETLLISKNFNSHPCELAKLQGVRLCIANETSDGAELAEARIKDLTGSDRLTARGMKENFWDFWPTHKFILSTNFKPRVKGGHSIWRRIRLLAFLRR
- a CDS encoding helix-turn-helix transcriptional regulator; the protein is MAGPLLTLRQQSLQCEGMTESFTNQMRRLVREAGIKQCDLHRSIVLDKATISRFLSGERFLSEDALNKLAKFLKWKINNGRNS
- a CDS encoding sigma factor-like helix-turn-helix DNA-binding protein, which encodes MYEMYEELSLATSDLSAEARQLLYWRFYDGESLSQIAERLGITSQAVQWRLQKLLGSMRNKLPELY